A region of Channa argus isolate prfri chromosome 8, Channa argus male v1.0, whole genome shotgun sequence DNA encodes the following proteins:
- the LOC137131755 gene encoding T-cell acute lymphocytic leukemia protein 1 homolog, translating to MRLHLSETCPLLPEEDMLDETAHPLHTLYRGHDGGFRTKHRPTGSEIHLNDGSGPRVVRRIFTNSRERWRQQNVNGAFAELRRLIPTHPPDRKLSKNEILRMALKYINFLDHLLMDQDIREATQDQVESLGQEDRLHGALSPNSSCESSVDGDSDSLMEEQDCGELQYLQLATR from the exons ATGAGGCTCCACCTGTCTGAGACCTGTCCGCTGCTGCCTGAAGAAGACATGCTGGACGAGACCGCGCATCCTCTGCACACTTTGTACAG ggGTCACGATGGAGGCTTCAGGACCAAACACAGACCGACGGGAAGTGAGATCCACCTCAATGACG GTTCTGGTCCACGGGTCGTCCGTCGGATTTTCACCAACAGCCGGGAACGTTGGCGTCAGCAGAATGTCAACGGAGCCTTCGCTGAGCTGCGGCGACTCATCCCCACCCACCCCCCTGACAGGAAGCTCAGCAAGAACGAAATCCTGCGCATGGCACTCAAGTACATCAACTTCTTGGACCATTTGCTGATGGACCAGGATATTAGGGAGGCCACGCAGGACCAAGTGGAGAGCCTGGGGCAGGAGGACAGACTGCATGGGGCACTGTCTCCAAATTCTAGCTGTGAGAGCTCAGTGGATGGAGACTCAGACAGTCTGATGGAGGAACAGGATTGTGGGGAGCTGCAGTACCTCCAACTGGCAACCAGGTGA